The window ATCTACCATTTCGTTTGCACTTATAGGTTTCTGCTTTACTTTCTTGAGAAAGTGATGAGGAGGGTATCCCCAGTTCCGTTAACTACTTTCCTAACATGTCGTTCCCCTTACCCCGAGAGATTCTTCGGTACTGCTGTTCCAAGTTCTTCACACCTTCCATGGTCTTCGCCCATATTCACAAGGCTCGACTTCTCTTTAGCCACCGTAGGTGGGTTCTTTTGACGAGACGGCAGGATTCACTTTATGTTACAACCTGTTAGTTTGCTCGCACTCTGCTAGAGAGTTACTTTGTCACAGGGCTTCAACCTTAGAATTTCTTCACCAGTTGCCTGTCAGCTACTGAGCGTCTTGGTACTTACTCAGATTGGACTTTCACCAATTAGCAATTAACGGCTTGCTGGGCACGCTAAATAAAAAGAACTCGACCTAGTGACGAGTTCTTTTAATCTGTTTCCTCCGTGCTGTTTGTTTCTTCTCTGATGACTTCGTTCAAATTTTCCAGTACACGTTCTGCAATTAATTTATAGCCGCTTGTATTTGGGTGAAAAAAGTCTTCAGCTAAAAGCTCTTTGTTCGACTCGTCAAATAAATCAGCGACTGGAATATACTCTACATTGTGAAATTCTTCTGTAACAAACCTGCCTGCCTCATTCCAGCTATCGGAAATCATTCGGAATTCCTCTATATCGCCAAAGAATTGTTCAAATGGGTTGTAAAAGCCAACCAAGTAAATTTGTACTTCTGGATTTAGATCGTTTATTTTCTGAAAGATGTCTCTTAATCTTTCAATATATTCTTCCCTTTCCTTTTCAAAAGGCTCCAAGGTAAGGTTGGTCAAGTGACTTTTGACCACTTTCATAATATCATTTGCACCAATTGTGATGATTACTGTATCTGCTTTTTCTATTGAGGAAGCAATCTCTTTATTATCAAGACGCTTTAGGAGCTGGTCTGTCCGATTCCCTCTTTTTCCATAGTTTTCAATTGAAATATTTAATTGATTATCTTCAAAGCTGTGCTTCAGGATTCCGACAAAGCCGCCATTCCCTGTTTCATCTCCTACTCCCTGTGTAAGCGAATCACCGATGGCCACTACTTTGAGATCTTTTTTAAACAAACGAATAGTCCCTTGTATAACTTCCCTAATTTTATCCTTAATACCTTCTGTAAAAGTTTGCTTGCTGGAATCATGATCTGCTTCTTCTTGGCCCTCTTCCTCTGCCAGGCTAATCAATGTATCTGTGTCCAGTTGCTCTTCTTTTTTATCCGTTGCATAACTTGAAATAGTAATCTCGGAATCATTTTCTTCCGCTGCAACCATTATTTTTTCTTTTGTCGATGCTTCGATTGTCGAATTTGCTTGTTTTACTTGAGCGATATTTGAA of the Bacillus tuaregi genome contains:
- a CDS encoding SGNH/GDSL hydrolase family protein gives rise to the protein MHKHKVIIILASLLFGSLLLVLFFSNIAQVKQANSTIEASTKEKIMVAAEENDSEITISSYATDKKEEQLDTDTLISLAEEEGQEEADHDSSKQTFTEGIKDKIREVIQGTIRLFKKDLKVVAIGDSLTQGVGDETGNGGFVGILKHSFEDNQLNISIENYGKRGNRTDQLLKRLDNKEIASSIEKADTVIITIGANDIMKVVKSHLTNLTLEPFEKEREEYIERLRDIFQKINDLNPEVQIYLVGFYNPFEQFFGDIEEFRMISDSWNEAGRFVTEEFHNVEYIPVADLFDESNKELLAEDFFHPNTSGYKLIAERVLENLNEVIREETNSTEETD